The genomic DNA GCTACCCGGGTGACCTGTTCTGCCACGTGGCCGTCGAAACGCCGGTCAAGCTGACGGAAAAGCAGAAGGAACTGCTGCGCGAGTTCGACCGCTCGACCAACGAAGGCGGCTCCAAGCACAGCCCGCAGTCGAAGTCGTGGATGGACAAGGTCAAGGACTTCTTCGAGTAACCGTAGACCCATGGTGTCAGGCACCGATCTGCGGGTCTGCGACCCGCAGATCGGTGCCTGACACCGGTGTTTTGCCAACACTGCAAAAAAAGCACGTTCGGCCAATAACGGCCGGATCAGGTAGACTACCGCCTGCTTCACATCGGCCGCCCCTTGCCGCGAGGCGATTGGCGGCTTTGTCATGTCTGAAAGGAATACCATGAGCGACCGTATCGACAGCCCTTCCGCCCTGCAGGACCTGCTGAACAATAACCGCCGCTGGGCCGACTCGATGGTCGAGCGCGACCCGGAATTCTTCCGCCGCCTCGCCGCCCAAGCCTCGCCCGAATACCTGTGGATTGGCTGCTCCGACAGCCGCGTGCCCGCCAACGAACTGCTGGGCCTGGCCCCAGGCGACGTGTTCGTGCACCGTAACATCGCCAACGTCGTCGTCCACTCCGACCTGAACTGCCTGTCCGTGCTGCAGTTCGCCATCGACGTGCTGAAGGTCAAGCACGTGATCATCGTCGGCCACTACGGCTGCAAGGGCGTGCATGCCGCGCTGACCGGCAACCGCGTCGGCCTGGCCGACAACTGGCTGCGCCACGTGCAGGACGTCAGCCAGAAGCACGAGCGCTACCTGGGCACAGTGCTGGACGAGCGCAAGCGCAGCGAGAAGCTGTGCGAGCTGAACGTGGTCGAGCAGGTCGTCAACGTCTGCTCCACCACCATCGTGCAGGACGCCTGGGACCGCGGCCAGCAACTGAGCGTGCACGGCTGGGTGTACGGCCTGAAGGACGGCCACCTGCACGACCTGGGCATGAGCGTCAGCAACCACGAAGAGCTGCAGCCGCGTCTGAAGGCCCGCCTCACCCGCTACGACGAAACCCCGGTCGAGTAACCTCCGCATATTCCGGCATATTCCGGGACTGTCCCGGAATCCGCTGACAGAACAATCCGGGACTGTCCCGGATTGTTCTGACCCGCCATTGCCCCGCCACCCGAGCGCCGCGCCTGCGTCAGCTCGGGTATACTGTATGCCTATACAGTCAAGGCCGGCCATGGAACTGATCGACAAACTGGAAATCCTTGCCGATGCGGCGAAATACGACGCGTCGTGCGCCAGCAGTGGCGCGCCCAAGCGCTCCTCCGAAGGCAAGGACGGCATCGGCGCCACCAACGGCATGGGCATCTGCCACAGCTACACGCCGGACGGCCGCTGCGTCTCGCTGCTGAAGATCCTGCTGACCAATTTCTGCATCTACGACTGCCAGTACTGCGTCAACCGGCGCACCTCGAACGTGCCGCGCGCCCGGTTCACCGTCGAGGAAGTCGTTAAGCTGACGGTCGATTTCTACCTGCGCAACTACATCGACGGCCTGTTCCTCAGCTCCGGCATCATCCAGTCGGCCGACTACACGATGGAGCAGCTGGTCGCCATCGCGCGCGAACTGCGCGAGGTGCACCAGTTCCGCGGCTATATCCACCTGAAGACGATTCCGGATGCCGACCCGGCCCTGATCGACGCGGCCGGCCGCTATGCCGACCGCCTGTCCGTCAACATCGAGCTGCCCACGCAGGACAGCGTGCAGCGCCTGGCGCCCGAGAAGAACGTCCACACGATCAAGCTCGCCATGGGCAATATCCGCCTGAAGCTGGACGAGAAGGAAGCGGAGCCGAAGGCGCCGAAGTTCGCGCCCGCAGGGCAGAGCACCCAGATGATCGTCGGGGCGGACGCCAGCGACGACCAGCGCATCCTCACTACCGCCGAAACGCTGTACGGCAGCTATAAATTGAAGCGGGTGTACTACTCGGCCTTCAGCCCGATCCCGCAGAGCCC from Pseudoduganella armeniaca includes the following:
- the can gene encoding carbonate dehydratase codes for the protein MSDRIDSPSALQDLLNNNRRWADSMVERDPEFFRRLAAQASPEYLWIGCSDSRVPANELLGLAPGDVFVHRNIANVVVHSDLNCLSVLQFAIDVLKVKHVIIVGHYGCKGVHAALTGNRVGLADNWLRHVQDVSQKHERYLGTVLDERKRSEKLCELNVVEQVVNVCSTTIVQDAWDRGQQLSVHGWVYGLKDGHLHDLGMSVSNHEELQPRLKARLTRYDETPVE
- a CDS encoding putative DNA modification/repair radical SAM protein, translating into MELIDKLEILADAAKYDASCASSGAPKRSSEGKDGIGATNGMGICHSYTPDGRCVSLLKILLTNFCIYDCQYCVNRRTSNVPRARFTVEEVVKLTVDFYLRNYIDGLFLSSGIIQSADYTMEQLVAIARELREVHQFRGYIHLKTIPDADPALIDAAGRYADRLSVNIELPTQDSVQRLAPEKNVHTIKLAMGNIRLKLDEKEAEPKAPKFAPAGQSTQMIVGADASDDQRILTTAETLYGSYKLKRVYYSAFSPIPQSPKSVPLAPPPMLREHRLYQADFLLRGYGFQVNELLPQSGNLALDIDPKLAWALANREHFPMDLNRAEPAMITRIPGIGLRNAKRIVELRRMRQVRYADLARLKCSMKKIAPFIVTADYRPPRDTTPSEALRRSMADVQQQMPLWPELQAA